One window from the genome of Yarrowia lipolytica chromosome 1B, complete sequence encodes:
- a CDS encoding uncharacterized protein (Truncated form of YALI0B01100g, no similarity) — protein sequence MKLNSTVVIDKRWVFNGTVCQLWYFSFSSRNSPNKSVPRLEYESGCVSPLTSRANCGFRKSSWIQCGSLANGGQLASWKWVHPERQIFVLEDRLGESVNAARGPCRPQTVVPQLSSGGVSILKSDNVSLLTGKGEWYSRCRIGSERGTDGIVERVSEVQSTLSRRCNEESTCGGGDKTVVPPSTLEIF from the coding sequence ATGAAGTTGAATAGTACCGTGGTAATCGACAAAAGGTGGGTTTTCAATGGTACTGTCTGTCAATTGTGGTACTTTTCGTTTAGTTCACGCAATTCTCCAAACAAATCTGTCCCACGACTAGAATATGAGAGTGGTTGTGTGAGCCCCTTGACATCTCGGGCTAACTGCGGGTTTCGCAAGAGCTCCTGGATCCAGTGTGGCTCGCTTGCCAACGGTGGTCAGCTGGCGAGCTGGAAGTGGGTCCATCCTGAACGGCAGATCTTTGTACTTGAGGACAGACTGGGAGAGTCGGTTAATGCTGCTCGAGGGCCTTGTCGACCACAGACAGTTGTACCGCAGCTTTCATCAGGTGGAGTATCGATTCTGAAGAGCGACAACGTCTCCTTGCTCACGGGTAAAGGGGAGTGGTACAGTCGTTGTAGGATAGGGAGTGAGAGAGGAACGGACGGTATTGTGGAGAGGGTTTCCGAAGTGCAGAGTACACTCAGTCGAAGATGTAATGAGGAAAGCacttgtggtggtggtgacaagACTGTGGTTCCACCAAGTACCCTTGAGATCTTCTAG
- a CDS encoding uncharacterized protein (Compare to YALI0B01078g, similar to uniprot|P25635 Saccharomyces cerevisiae YCR057C Periodic tryptophan protein 2) produces the protein MKADYKFSNLLGTVYRQGNLVFTPDGTALLSPVGNRVSYFDLVKNTSFTFPYEHRRNITCIALNAQGSLMLTVSDDGKAILVNFKRRTVIHHFNFRDVVSDVQFSPDSQYFAINIGARLEVWAIPSDTNSRSFAPFVRHKRYEGHFAEITSITWSDDSRFFLTTSKDLTCRVWSLMDKDSGAAATLGGHRDTITNAFFSQDQETIYTVSKDGACFEWAYDDNDDGDDGFVGWKIKDRHYFHQQSVLKCSAFHAKSNILVVGFANGTFAMYELPSMTQIQTMSVSQHGIDFVTINSTGEWMALGASKLGQLLVWEWQSESYILKQQGHFDSMNSLVYSPDGSKVVTASEDGKIKLWDTSSGFCLVTFTEHSAAVTALEFSRKGNVLFSASLDGSVRAWDLIRYRNFRTFAAPERVQFSSLAVDPSGEVVCAGSLDNFDIYVWSVQTSQLLDTLAGHEGPVSCLSFGAEIANASILASASWDHTVRVWNIFARTQTVEPFQLTSDVLQVVMRPDSKQLSVSTLNGEISVWDIEEGKQVGSIDGAKDISGGRHSSDRFSAKNSARSKYFTCMTYSADGKCLIAGGNSRFICLYDVQSGVLLKRFEVSRNMSLEGTLDYLNSKNMTEAGALNLINDPDGSDWEDRVDDTLPGVVRGDKSKRRTRPEIRTTGIKFSPTGRQFAAASTEGLLMYSIDDELMFDPFDLDVDVTPQTTMEALENKEYLIALVMAHRLNVPRLIQRVYESIPVDTIERVARGLPVVYLERFLRFLASATEATPHAEFHLRWIKAVITAHGRHMAQRKHEYAQVLRAVQKFVTRVNKEVARLAGTNGYSAEFLLGSKPSVPVDESRMITGEPDEVLVPIETEMEVEDEDDDDDDDEEGWFGPESKNDAFAQMDVDEDDDDEEEEDE, from the coding sequence ATGAAGGCGGACTACAAATTTTCGAATCTGTTGGGGACCGTGTATCGGCAGGGAAACCTGGTGTTTACGCCTGACGGCACGGCGCTGCTTTCGCCGGTGGGCAACCGGGTGTCGTATTTCGATCTGGTGAAGAACACCTCCTTCACGTTCCCGTACGAGCACCGGCGCAACATCACGTGCATTGCTCTGAATGCGCAGGGCTCGCTGATGCTGACAGTGTCGGACGACGGCAAGGCGATTCTGGTCAACTTCAAGCGACGGACGGTGATCCATCATTTCAATTTCCGCGACGTGGTGTCGGACGTTCAATTTTCGCCGGACTCGCAGTACTTTGCCATCAACATTGGTGCGCGGCTGGAGGTGTGGGCGATCCccagcgacacaaacagccgCTCGTTTGCGCCGTTTGTGCGCCACAAGCGCTACGAGGGCCATTTTGCCGAGATCACGTCGATTACGTGGTCCGACGACTCGCGGTTCTTTCTGACCACGTCCAAGGACTTGACGTGCCGCGTGTGGTCGCTGATGGATAAGGACTCGGGCGCCGCAGCAACGCTGGGCGGTCATCGagacaccatcaccaacgccTTCTTTTCGCAGGACCAGGAGACCATCTACACGGTATCCAAGGACGGCGCCTGTTTCGAGTGGGCGTATGACGATAACGACGACGGTGACGACGGCTTTGTGGGGTGGAAAATCAAAGACCGGCACTACTTCCACCAGCAGTCGGTGCTCAAGTGCTCGGCGTTCCACGCCAAATCGAACATTCTGGTGGTGGGGTTTGCCAACGGCACCTTTGCCATGTACGAGCTGCCGTCCATGACGCAGATCCAGACCATGTCCGTGTCTCAGCACGGCATTGACTTTGTTACCATCAACTCCACGGGAGAGTGGATGGCGCTGGGCGCGAGCAAGCTGGgccagctgctggtgtgGGAGTGGCAATCCGAGTCGtacattctcaagcagcaggGCCACTTTGACTCTATGAACTCCCTCGTGTACTCTCCGGACGGCAGCAAGGTGGTAACCGCGTCGGAGGACGGCAAAATCAAGCTGTGGGACACCTCGTCGGGGTTCTGCCTGGTCACGTTCACCGAGCACTCGGCAGCGGTCACCGCCCTGGAGTTCTCCCGCAAGGGCAACGTGTTGTTTTCGGCGTCCTTGGACGGCTCCGTGCGCGCCTGGGATCTCATTCGGTACCGCAACTTCCGCACCTTTGCTGCCCCCGAGCGAGTCCAGTTTTCGTCCCTGGCCGTGGACCCCTCCGGCGAGGTGGTGTGCGCTGGCTCGCTGGACAACTTTGACATCTACGTGTGGAGTGTGCAGACAAGCCAATTGCTGGACACGCTGGCCGGACACGAGGGTCCCGTCTCGTGTCTGTCTTTTGGCGCCGAAATCGCCAACGCGTCAATTCTGGCCTCCGCGTCGTGGGACCACACGGTGCGGGTGTGGAACATTTTTGCGCGTACGCAGACGGTGGAGCCGTTCCAGCTCACGTCGGACGTGCTCCAGGTGGTGATGCGGCCCGACTCCAAGCAGCTGTCGGTGTCCACACTCAACGGCGAAATCTCCGTGTGGGACATTGAGGAGGGCAAGCAGGTGGGTAGCATTGATGGAGCCAAGGACATTAGCGGTGGGCGGCACTCGTCGGACCGGTTCTCTGCCAAAAACTCGGCGCGCTCCAAGTACTTTACCTGCATGACCTACTCCGCCGACGGCAAGTGTCTGATTGCCGGCGGCAACTCGCGGTTCATTTGCCTGTACGACGTGCAGTCGGGCGTCTTGCTCAAGCGGTTCGAGGTGTCGCGAAATATGTCTCTGGAGGGCACTCTAGACTACCTCAACTCAAAGAACATGACCGAGGCCGGCGCTCTGAATCTGATCAACGACCCAGACGGGTCCGACTGGGAGGACCGCGTGGACGACACTCTTCCGGGCGTGGTTCGCGGCGACAAGTCCAAACGACGCACCCGGCCCGAGATTCGTACCACCGGCATCAAGTTCTCGCCCACCGGTCGCCAGTTTGCTGCAGCCTCCACCGAGGGTCTGCTCATGTACTCCATCGACGACGAGCTCATGTTCGATCCCTTTGATCTGGACGTGGACGTGACTCCCCAGACCACGATGGAGGCGCTGGAAAACAAGGAGTATCTGATTGCGCTGGTCATGGCCCATCGACTGAACGTTCCGCGGCTCATTCAGCGTGTCTACGAGTCCATTCCCGTCGACACCATTGAGCGGGTCGCGCGGGGACTTCCGGTCGTCTATCTCGAAAGGTTTCTGCGATTCCTGGCCTCTGCAACTGAGGCTACTCCCCATGCCGAGTTCCATCTGCGGTGGATCAAGGCCGTGATTACCGCGCATGGGCGGCACATGGCCCAGCGCAAGCACGAGTACGCCCAGGTGTTGCGGGCGGTGCAGAAGTTTGTCACCCGGgtcaacaaggaggttgCTCGACTGGCGGGCACCAACGGGTATTCTGCCGAGTTTTTGCTCGGGTCGAAGCCGTCTGTTCCGGTCGACGAGTCCAGAATGATTACTGGAGAGCCCGACGAGGTTCTGGTTCCCATCGAGACCGAAATGGAGGTTGAAGACgaggatgatgacgatgatgatgacgaggagggcTGGTTTGGCCCAGAGTCCAAGAATGATGCTTTTGCTCAGATGGATGTtgatgaggatgatgatgatgaggaggaggaggatgagtAA